A window from Candidatus Binatia bacterium encodes these proteins:
- a CDS encoding extradiol ring-cleavage dioxygenase: protein MGSIVGALIVTHTPRIADESTAPAFTREMIRGMHELGEVVAELRPDVLIQASTHWVTTFNHYVLGHKRHKGVLTSSEAPEIIAGVPYDFPGDPELAAAIAAKGKEKGIPVICTAAEPFMLEYGTVNPIRYLTPKFDVPVVPVSSCIMGDIAECLRFGEAIAEAIRAGSKRAVVIASGALSHKLVRGPERWPKDEDQKLDHQFVELVTKGRAAEIKSFFPSFCKTVDAEMGGRHLAILLGATGVAFRGKLHAYGPSSGTGNAVVSLLPG from the coding sequence ATGGGTTCCATTGTCGGCGCGTTGATCGTCACGCATACGCCGCGCATCGCGGATGAGTCCACCGCGCCGGCTTTCACGCGCGAGATGATCCGCGGGATGCACGAGCTGGGCGAGGTGGTCGCCGAGCTTCGGCCCGACGTTCTCATCCAGGCTTCCACCCACTGGGTGACGACCTTTAATCACTACGTGCTCGGACACAAGCGGCACAAAGGCGTACTCACCTCGTCGGAAGCGCCGGAGATCATCGCCGGCGTGCCCTACGATTTTCCCGGCGATCCGGAGCTGGCGGCCGCAATCGCCGCCAAAGGAAAAGAGAAGGGCATCCCGGTGATCTGCACGGCGGCGGAGCCCTTCATGCTCGAATACGGCACGGTGAATCCGATCCGCTACTTGACGCCGAAGTTCGACGTTCCGGTGGTTCCCGTGTCGAGCTGCATCATGGGGGACATAGCGGAATGTCTCCGCTTCGGCGAGGCGATCGCCGAAGCGATTCGCGCCGGCTCGAAGCGCGCGGTGGTCATCGCCAGCGGCGCGCTCTCGCACAAGCTCGTGCGTGGCCCGGAGAGATGGCCCAAGGACGAAGATCAAAAACTCGACCACCAGTTCGTCGAGCTGGTGACTAAAGGTCGAGCCGCGGAGATCAAATCTTTTTTTCCTTCCTTCTGCAAAACGGTAGACGCCGAAATGGGCGGCCGCCACCTGGCGATCCTCCTCGGTGCCACCGGCGTCGCCTTCCGCGGCAAGCTCCACGCCTACGGCCCGTCCTCGGGGACGGGGAACGCGGTGGTGAGTCTGCTGCCGGGGTGA
- a CDS encoding type II toxin-antitoxin system RelE/ParE family toxin yields the protein MAKITWTAEAERWLEDIFGYIAADNPKAAARTVNGIYELTQKLANLPEMGDRYQL from the coding sequence ATGGCAAAAATAACTTGGACAGCGGAAGCCGAGCGTTGGCTGGAGGACATCTTCGGGTATATTGCCGCAGATAATCCGAAGGCGGCCGCCAGAACCGTCAACGGCATCTATGAGTTAACGCAGAAACTGGCCAACCTTCCTGAGATGGGTGATCGGTACCAGCTC
- a CDS encoding PilT/PilU family type 4a pilus ATPase, producing the protein MNLTDFLSVMVEKDASDIYLTVASPPMYRIQGVVQPIGDHVFTPEELEMLAKSFMNERQWQQFSDSMEMNLALSYRRLSRFRVNAFRQRGSVGIVIRRIKVEIETLDELGLPAILNTIAMTKRGLVLLVGATGSGKSTTLAAMIDYRNTNAPGHIITVEDPIEFVHRHKKSIVNQRELGFDTQSWGDALKNAMRQAPDVILIGEIRDSDTMETAITFADTGHLCLATLHSTNANQSFERILNFFPEERHAQVLMQLSLNLRSIISQRLIPGVNGKRVPAIEILMDTPRVKELIKKGQVDVIKEAMEQGIQEGCQTFDHALFLLYKEGKIGLEQAIMNADSANNLRIKIKLEGLKGDDALDRLLEEEVKPSVEKPAGMQIQGLKPAAGRPFRKI; encoded by the coding sequence ATGAATCTTACCGATTTTCTCAGCGTCATGGTGGAAAAGGACGCGTCCGATATTTATCTCACCGTCGCAAGCCCGCCGATGTACCGGATTCAAGGCGTCGTGCAGCCGATCGGCGATCACGTCTTCACGCCGGAGGAGTTGGAAATGCTCGCCAAGTCCTTCATGAACGAGCGCCAGTGGCAGCAATTCAGCGACTCGATGGAAATGAATCTTGCTCTGTCGTACCGGAGGCTCAGCCGGTTTCGCGTCAACGCCTTTCGCCAGCGCGGCTCGGTGGGAATCGTGATCCGGAGAATCAAGGTCGAGATCGAGACGTTGGACGAGTTGGGGTTGCCGGCGATCCTCAATACCATCGCCATGACCAAGCGCGGCCTGGTCCTTTTGGTCGGCGCCACCGGCTCGGGAAAATCGACCACGCTCGCGGCGATGATCGATTATCGGAACACCAACGCGCCCGGCCACATCATCACCGTCGAGGACCCGATCGAGTTCGTCCACCGGCACAAGAAATCGATCGTCAACCAGCGCGAGCTGGGCTTCGACACCCAATCGTGGGGCGACGCTCTGAAGAACGCGATGCGCCAAGCGCCGGACGTGATCCTGATCGGCGAGATTCGCGATTCGGACACCATGGAGACCGCGATTACGTTCGCGGACACGGGCCATCTCTGTCTCGCCACTCTCCATTCCACCAATGCGAACCAGTCCTTCGAGCGCATCCTCAACTTCTTTCCCGAAGAGCGCCACGCCCAGGTTCTGATGCAGCTCTCGCTCAACTTGCGCTCCATCATCTCGCAGCGACTGATCCCGGGCGTGAACGGCAAGCGCGTGCCCGCGATCGAAATTCTCATGGACACGCCGCGGGTCAAGGAGCTGATTAAAAAAGGCCAGGTCGACGTCATCAAGGAAGCGATGGAGCAGGGTATTCAGGAAGGCTGTCAGACTTTCGATCACGCGCTTTTCCTTCTTTATAAAGAAGGCAAGATCGGCCTGGAGCAGGCGATCATGAACGCCGACAGCGCCAACAACCTGCGCATCAAGATCAAGCTCGAGGGCTTGAAGGGCGACGACGCGCTCGACCGGCTATTGGAAGAGGAAGTCAAGCCGTCGGTGGAAAAGCCCGCAGGCATGCAAATCCAGGGTTTGAAGCCGGCGGCCGGGAGGCCGTTCAGGAAGATCTAA